CCTAGCTGCCCGTCTCCTCAAATTCACTGTAGGGGGATGACGCTGAAGAAGTTTTGGACTCTCCATCGCTGTTGCACTCCCGCGGGGAAGCTGGACTGGGAGTTCCCGGGCTCTCCTTGGCAGACAGCGTTTCCTTACTGGAAGAGCCTAAGGGATGGCAGTCCAGCAAGCTCTGCAGGTGTTTGATGTAGCTTATTGCAGCTCTGAGGGTCTCCACTTTGCTGAGGCGCTTGTCGGCGAATTCCTTGGGCAGGTGCTGCCGGAGGCGCGTGTAGCCCTCGTTGACGCAGCGCACCCGCTGCCTCTCCCTCTCGTTCCTCTTCCGAATGAAGGCAGGCTCGAAGGAATAGTCATAGATGCCCACGTAGCCAGGAAATGGGAGGTAGGGGATGCCACCTGTGTGCCCACTGTAGGCTTGCTCCCAGT
The nucleotide sequence above comes from Passer domesticus isolate bPasDom1 chromosome 5, bPasDom1.hap1, whole genome shotgun sequence. Encoded proteins:
- the ASCL4 gene encoding achaete-scute homolog 4, with the translated sequence MDSTKDDDKLLKRITFPGAVSLANSHMHPHGVPLREPFGVPFHLDPSYWEQAYSGHTGGIPYLPFPGYVGIYDYSFEPAFIRKRNERERQRVRCVNEGYTRLRQHLPKEFADKRLSKVETLRAAISYIKHLQSLLDCHPLGSSSKETLSAKESPGTPSPASPRECNSDGESKTSSASSPYSEFEETGS